A segment of the Patescibacteria group bacterium genome:
AGTAATCACAATTTTGTAGGTCTCAATGTAAAAAAGCCTTCGTATTTTGCTAATGCATCAACACCACTCAATGATGAATCAGTCTCAAAAATTTGCAAAGACAAGGAGTTTACATTCAAACTTGTTGGTACCATAGTACGTATGCCAAAGACCTTGGGATTTGTAAATCCGTTGTGTGATCCTCAGTATCAAAAATATGTGCAATATGATTCATATGCTGCTATAGCTTCAAAGATAGAAAAAGAATTCACGTATCCGCTAATTATAAAAATGAACTCCGGGTCGAGGGGTGCAAATATATATAAGTGCCATAATAAACAAGATGTGCTCAAAGCGCTTGCAATAATCTATAATAAACAATCGTTCCAGTATGACTATATTGCATTAGCTCAGGAATATATTAGTATTGCACGTGAGTTTAGAGTAATTATATTTAATAAAAAAGTTGTACTAGTGTATGAAAAGGACTTTAGTAAGGCTCAGTT
Coding sequences within it:
- a CDS encoding alpha-L-glutamate ligase; this translates as MRFFVIYFSTHPMSTSQSIPNIQALVQACNELHISYSFYDSNHNFVGLNVKKPSYFANASTPLNDESVSKICKDKEFTFKLVGTIVRMPKTLGFVNPLCDPQYQKYVQYDSYAAIASKIEKEFTYPLIIKMNSGSRGANIYKCHNKQDVLKALAIIYNKQSFQYDYIALAQEYISIAREFRVIIFNKKVVLVYEKDFSKAQFVGNISPFHQENARALHITDSVLVTKLQNFIDPLFSRLDVMFAGLDIVLDKDGDCCMIELNSKPGFEYFVRDNGYSALVDVYKKIISYLK